The segment TTTCATGGGCTTCATATTCAGTCTGTCTTCCTCATTTGATGGGGTTGAGCAAAATCACAAAATACCAGAATAGAAAGGGATCCAGAGACCCCCTAGTCCAACCTTCACTTGAATaggaagggcagctagatggcaaagtgaatagagggctgggcctggagtcaggaagacctgaactcaaatccagcctcagatattttctagctttgtgatcctgggcaagtcatttaatctctgtttacctctgtttctttatctgtaaaatggagataataacacttaactttccaggattgttgtgagagtcaaataagTTAATAATTATAGAGCACTTGGCATtttgcctagcacataatagactctatataagtgttagttattattactgaATAAGAAACCTGGCTATGATAGGTAATATGTAACTATTCAGTATATGCTTAAAGATCTCATGTACTACACCAAGTAAAGaggtttctctttattttttggcCAAATATTAGTGCTATAATAAGGTAATTTGGAAAGGACCAGGTGTGAAATAAAGAGATTTTAAATTTAGATTCTATCCCGCTTCCACCTGTGATGTCTGTTTGCTATTTTGTCAGAATTTCCTGTTAAGCCTATGTCcttgtttattctttcttctttattccaaGTTTGTCTTGAATAGTACAAATGAGGATAACTCCTAGCATTTTAGTTTTCCAAAGCTCTTTCTTTTGTAGTATATAATACAGAATCTATATTTGCAGTTGTGGGAAAGAGCTCTGAGGTCAGTTTGGGAGACTTGTATTCTGATCTCATTTGCTTATTGGCCATAGAGAAAAATCATTTGACTTCTTTGAGCCTTGGTTTAGTCACCTAAAGAATACTGATAATTATATTGGTACTACTGCCCTCACAGTTGTAACTATGAGTTATTTCTGAACAGACATTTTTCCCCTATTCATTTCCACAATTTTCTTCTAGTATAggagatattttttttcatttatttcagatTTTGACATTGAACCTGAAGTAAAGGAACCACTTCCAAAGTTGGAAACTTCTGTAGGAAAACCATCTCAGAGAAGAATAAGAGAAAGACCCATAAGACTTAATTTTTGGAAGTCCAGATTAGGAGAAGACTTTAACTTTCAAGGTCCATTAATGACAGAGCAGGGCCAACAAGAGAATCATTTGAAGCAAATCATGATCATACATGAGGAAACACTAAGTAAGGAAAAAAACTCTGAAAGTAATGAGTTTGGGAGACACTTCAGTTTGAGATCAATCCAAATTACACAACAGAAAGTTCCCATAGTAAATAGTGTCTGTAAATATAATATGCATGGAAAGTGGTTCAAAGATGATTCACAACTAACTAAATGCCCCAAAATCTACACAGGACAGAAATCTTTTACATATAATGAATTTAAGAAACCCTTCAGACATATTTCAGAGTTGAAACTTCACTATACccatcattctggagagaaatcctataagtgtaatgaatgtggaaaagcctttacCAAGTGGGCAAACCTTACtcgacatcagagaattcattctggagagaagccttataaatgtgatgaatgtgggaaagctttcacaCAAAGGACACACCTTACACAACATCAGCTTACTCATTTTGGAGAGAAACCATTTAagtgtaatcaatgtggaagAGCCTTTTTCCAGAGGACACACCTTACTCAACATCAGCTTACTCATATTGAGGAGAAACCATTtaagtgtaatgaatgtgggaaagcctatAGTTCCATTTCACAACTTAATCTTCATCAAAGAATTCATTCTGGAGAGAGatcctataaatgtaatgaatgtggaaaagcctttacCAAGTGGGCAAACCTTACtcgacatcagagaattcattctggagagaagccctataaatgtaatgaatgtggaaaagccttctcACAGAGAGTGCACCTTACTCAGCATCACCTTATTCATATTGGAGAAAAACCatttaaatgtaatgaatgtgataAAGCTTTCATCCAGGTCTCACAGCTTAATCTTCATCAAGTAATTCATTCCGGAGAAAAGCCTtataaatgcaatgaatgtgggaaagccttcactCAACGGACAATTCTAActcaacatcagaaaattcattctGGTGAGAAACCctttaaatgtaatgaatgtgggaaagcctttaccAAGCGGTCAAACCTTACTCAACATCAGCATACTCATATTGGAGAGAAACCATTTAAGTGCAATGAATGTGAGAAAGCCTATAGTTATATTTTACAGCTTAATATTCATCAAAGaattcattctggagaaaaaccctataaatgtaatgaatgtgggaaagcctttaccAAGCGAGTGATCCTTActcaacatcagaaaattcattctggagagaagCCCTTTAAGTGTAATGAATGTTGTAAAGCTTTTACCAAGCAAGCAAATCTTACTCGACATCAGAGgattcattctggagagaaaccttataaatgtaatgactGTGGCAAAAGCTTTACCCAGAAACCGAACCTTACTCAACATCAAAAAATTCATACTGGAAATAAGGGCCTTGTACATGgtacatgtttgttgattaattaatttagttaaaTTAAGTTaaacaatttttgttgaattgaagcaaattaaaatattttgctgAAATCTAAGTAGTTATGTCTATAGCATCACCCTGACCTACAAGTTcatagtaaaaaaacaaaaaagaaaaaaatttagtctGATATGACCTGTTTGTAatgaagatattttcttttttttagtttatttatttttagttttcaacattcacttccagaagttctaaattttctccccctccatcccctccccctccccaagacagcatgcaatctaatataaaCTCTGTAcctacatttctattaaaaacattttcgtgttagtcatattgcatagaattataaccaatgggagaaaccatgagaaagaaaacaaaacaaaaaagaaaatagtttgcttcattttgcattctgactccatagttccttctctgaatgtggcattttccatcatgagtcctttggaattgttttaggtccttgcattgtggagaagggctaagtctattaaaatCAGTCATCGCACACTGAgtctattactgtgtacaatgttctcctagttctgctcacttcactcagcatcagttcatataagtcttcccaggtttttctgaagtatgCCTGTTGGATGAAGATATTTTCACTTTAAATAAGGCTGCTTTTTCAAACTGTTCATAAAGCTAATAatgtgttctagaattttgccagagaTAGAAGACAGACTCACTAGTTTCCAGACTTTGGcttttcaaaactatttttaagaaTATGgtctattccattttcttttgtattatgtttgttttgttttatgatatctcccattcattttaattcttttatgcaacatgactaaggtaaaaaagcatttaataggaatgtatgtatagaacctatataaaattgtatgctgtctcagggagggagtggggaaggagggggaggaaaagggaaaaaatctaagatatatgaaagtgattgtagaacactgaagacaaataaaataattttaaaaaaaagaatatggtctatttatgtcttttgtctttacatcactgtcatttttagaaaaaaaaatctccagattGGATATTGTCTTGAGAAAAACAAGCACAAGCTT is part of the Notamacropus eugenii isolate mMacEug1 chromosome 3, mMacEug1.pri_v2, whole genome shotgun sequence genome and harbors:
- the LOC140497272 gene encoding uncharacterized protein, producing MTSIPLAPHIPDIHEQDSLLKGSPKGQMTILRREKFSPEASRQNFRCFPYPQKAGPREAVNQLWELCLQWLRPEIHTKEQILELLVLEQFLTILPSEIRIWVKSQHPENIEEVVTLVEDLTQMLDEEASSSQDLILLPEGNIEKEKSTVFPVARFQQSVTFKDVDPDFTWEEWAQLAPIQQDLYKEVLLENYRNLVFIGLSVPKPDVISQLERGEMPWILESEATRAICPYFDIEPEVKEPLPKLETSVGKPSQRRIRERPIRLNFWKSRLGEDFNFQGPLMTEQGQQENHLKQIMIIHEETLSKEKNSESNEFGRHFSLRSIQITQQKVPIVNSVCKYNMHGKWFKDDSQLTKCPKIYTGQKSFTYNEFKKPFRHISELKLHYTHHSGEKSYKCNECGKAFTKWANLTRHQRIHSGEKPYKCDECGKAFTQRTHLTQHQLTHFGEKPFKCNQCGRAFFQRTHLTQHQLTHIEEKPFKCNECGKAYSSISQLNLHQRIHSGERSYKCNECGKAFTKWANLTRHQRIHSGEKPYKCNECGKAFSQRVHLTQHHLIHIGEKPFKCNECDKAFIQVSQLNLHQVIHSGEKPYKCNECGKAFTQRTILTQHQKIHSGEKPFKCNECGKAFTKRSNLTQHQHTHIGEKPFKCNECEKAYSYILQLNIHQRIHSGEKPYKCNECGKAFTKRVILTQHQKIHSGEKPFKCNECCKAFTKQANLTRHQRIHSGEKPYKCNDCGKSFTQKPNLTQHQKIHTGNKGLVHGTCLLIN